The following are from one region of the Nostoc cf. commune SO-36 genome:
- a CDS encoding XisH family protein, whose amino-acid sequence MKVALEKDGWKITHDPLFFQLTEQIRIKIDMGAQKLISAEKDEQKIAVEVKSFIGISAISEFHTAVGQFLNYRVALEQKDSERVLYLAIAKDIYQEFFLDAFIQSVLERYEIKLLVFHVQKQEVVLWKT is encoded by the coding sequence GTGAAAGTAGCCTTAGAAAAAGATGGCTGGAAAATTACACACGATCCCTTGTTCTTTCAACTCACTGAACAAATTAGAATTAAAATAGACATGGGAGCGCAAAAGTTAATTTCAGCTGAGAAAGATGAGCAAAAAATAGCAGTGGAGGTAAAAAGTTTTATTGGGATATCAGCAATCTCAGAATTTCATACAGCTGTCGGTCAATTTTTGAACTACAGAGTAGCCTTGGAGCAAAAAGACTCTGAGCGAGTATTATACTTGGCAATAGCTAAAGATATCTACCAAGAATTTTTTCTGGATGCTTTTATTCAAAGTGTATTAGAACGATATGAAATCAAGTTATTAGTTTTTCATGTCCAAAAACAGGAGGTAGTATTATGGAAAACTTAA
- a CDS encoding XisI protein, translating to MENLNYQELVKKIIYKYVNEQPKEDLENTEIVFDTERDRYLLLYVGWNDEERVYGCPIHLSIKDEKIWIQRDFTEEGIANQLVELGVPTTDIVLGFRSPYVRQFTGFASV from the coding sequence ATGGAAAACTTAAATTATCAGGAATTAGTGAAAAAAATCATCTATAAATATGTAAATGAACAACCAAAAGAAGATTTAGAAAATACTGAAATTGTTTTTGATACAGAACGCGATCGCTATTTATTATTATATGTGGGATGGAATGATGAAGAACGAGTGTATGGATGCCCAATTCATCTTAGTATTAAAGATGAAAAAATTTGGATTCAGCGCGATTTTACTGAAGAAGGAATAGCTAATCAATTAGTAGAATTAGGTGTGCCGACAACAGATATTGTTTTAGGTTTTAGATCACCTTATGTCCGGCAGTTTACTGGTTTTGCATCTGTTTAG